A genome region from Fervidobacterium changbaicum includes the following:
- a CDS encoding ABC transporter substrate-binding protein: MKRFLVVLLALLVVFGFSEVKIQFWHAMGGWRIELIQGMVNDFMKANPDIKVEVQYVGSYEEILAKTIAALQAGTPPHVVQLNEISTKKMIDSGVIVPVEDMIKKDRTFDKNKLVPQVLKYYSIGGKLYSMPWNSSTPLLFYNKTMFKQAGLDPNKPPKTFSEVIAYSRKLLKKDEKGNIVRTGITWPLYAWFFEQWMAEQNKLLVDNNNGRTGEPTKVLFNNEAGLKILEFWNTLTKEGLMINTKKGDWTAARQLFISQTVGMIITSTSDVALLTSEAQKQGFEIGAAYIPIPDGVQRAGVIIGGGSLWLIKQKNPAEVEAAWKLIKYLVDVDPQIAWHKGTGYFPVRLDAIEKLEKEGYYKQNPLHYIAIKQLLDTIPSYATMGAVTGVFPEIRNAIENAVEKMLNGQLTPKQALEEAEKEANKAIKQYF; the protein is encoded by the coding sequence ATGAAGCGGTTTTTGGTGGTTTTGCTGGCTCTTTTAGTTGTTTTTGGTTTTTCGGAAGTAAAGATCCAGTTCTGGCATGCAATGGGCGGATGGAGAATCGAGCTCATTCAAGGAATGGTTAACGACTTCATGAAAGCAAATCCAGATATCAAGGTGGAAGTCCAATACGTTGGTAGTTATGAGGAAATCCTTGCCAAAACTATCGCTGCTTTGCAAGCAGGGACTCCACCACACGTTGTCCAGCTTAACGAAATTAGTACGAAAAAGATGATCGATAGTGGCGTTATAGTCCCCGTTGAAGACATGATAAAGAAAGACCGTACGTTTGACAAAAACAAGCTTGTTCCGCAAGTGCTGAAATACTACAGTATCGGTGGAAAACTGTACTCAATGCCCTGGAATAGTTCTACACCTCTGCTTTTCTACAACAAAACCATGTTCAAGCAAGCAGGACTTGACCCCAACAAGCCTCCAAAAACCTTTAGCGAAGTTATTGCATATTCCAGAAAACTGCTAAAGAAAGATGAAAAAGGAAATATAGTGAGGACAGGGATAACCTGGCCACTTTATGCTTGGTTCTTCGAGCAGTGGATGGCAGAACAGAATAAGCTTTTGGTTGATAACAACAACGGTAGGACTGGCGAACCAACGAAAGTTTTGTTCAACAACGAAGCTGGTTTGAAAATCTTGGAGTTTTGGAACACGCTAACAAAAGAAGGGCTCATGATAAACACGAAGAAAGGGGATTGGACTGCCGCAAGACAGCTTTTCATATCGCAAACTGTTGGTATGATTATCACTTCGACATCCGATGTTGCACTACTCACTTCAGAAGCACAAAAGCAAGGATTTGAAATAGGAGCTGCGTACATACCAATTCCCGATGGAGTTCAAAGGGCGGGCGTTATCATCGGTGGAGGTAGCCTCTGGTTAATCAAACAGAAAAACCCTGCCGAAGTTGAAGCTGCTTGGAAATTGATAAAGTACCTTGTGGATGTTGATCCTCAAATAGCCTGGCACAAGGGAACGGGGTACTTCCCAGTAAGGTTAGATGCTATTGAAAAACTTGAAAAGGAAGGATACTACAAACAGAATCCTCTGCATTATATAGCAATTAAACAACTACTTGACACGATACCATCGTACGCAACAATGGGAGCAGTTACCGGTGTGTTTCCTGAAATAAGAAATGCCATAGAAAATGCCGTAGAAAAGATGCTCAATGGGCAACTCACTCCAAAGCAAGCGCTTGAGGAAGCAGAAAAAGAAGCAAACAAAGCTATTAAACAGTACTTCTAG
- a CDS encoding carbohydrate ABC transporter permease, with translation MRKILPYLFILPTLFIVSVFIYLPALNSFYLSFFKVSVFGNRKKFVWFQNYIELFSDDRFLKSFSFTITFTIVTVVVSIFLAFFIALLLNQKVPGVRVFRTLIFAPYAVSTAVAGALWSFLLNPVVGHVNYLMTRLFGIQTNWLITAPYAAYAVITAAIWKTLPFNIIFYIAGLQSIPDELVEATKLDGANAWTRTWKLIFPLLSPITYYLVIMSIISAMFQSFAIIDVMTRGGPGDFTTNMIYKIYMDGFRFSRTSIASAESVILFLIMVVVTVIYFRLGRKSVHYQ, from the coding sequence ATGCGAAAAATACTGCCATATTTGTTCATACTTCCAACACTTTTTATAGTATCTGTTTTCATATACTTGCCAGCACTAAATTCTTTTTATCTAAGTTTTTTCAAAGTTTCTGTGTTTGGGAACAGGAAAAAATTCGTATGGTTTCAAAATTACATCGAGTTGTTCTCAGACGATAGATTTCTAAAATCGTTTTCGTTTACTATCACATTTACAATCGTAACTGTTGTTGTTTCCATTTTTTTAGCCTTCTTTATAGCCCTTCTACTAAACCAAAAAGTACCTGGTGTGCGAGTTTTTCGAACGTTGATATTCGCGCCGTACGCTGTTTCCACAGCGGTTGCTGGTGCGCTTTGGAGTTTTCTCCTGAACCCTGTAGTTGGGCATGTCAATTATCTCATGACTCGCTTATTCGGAATTCAAACCAACTGGCTCATAACTGCACCATACGCAGCTTATGCGGTTATAACCGCCGCAATTTGGAAGACGTTACCGTTCAACATAATATTTTACATTGCCGGTTTACAGAGCATTCCCGATGAACTTGTCGAGGCCACCAAATTGGACGGAGCCAATGCGTGGACAAGGACATGGAAGTTAATCTTTCCGCTCTTGTCTCCAATTACTTACTATTTGGTAATTATGAGCATCATAAGTGCTATGTTCCAGTCGTTTGCGATTATCGATGTCATGACAAGAGGCGGACCGGGTGATTTTACAACTAATATGATTTACAAAATATACATGGACGGGTTCAGATTCTCAAGGACCAGCATAGCATCTGCAGAAAGTGTAATACTTTTCCTAATAATGGTAGTTGTGACGGTTATATATTTCCGACTAGGAAGAAAATCGGTCCACTATCAATAA
- a CDS encoding carbohydrate ABC transporter permease, with translation MKKKTRKILNTILIEIALVLFAIFMFAPIFLAFTMSIQSPEFIFAYPPKVLPRGFHLQNYAQAFKIVPFLRMMWNSFVVAFFITLGKLITGILAGYAYANFKFKGSSLTFGIIFATLYMPAEILLIIPLFQIISKLGWVNTYQAMILPFIASATNVFLFQQHFKTIPRDFEDAAKIDGATPIQYLVKIVLPLSRPVIGGAAIINFTYAWNMYLWPMIVAMRDDMKTVQVAINMIMNAESSNNWGVIMAATMIALFPTLLLFFLLQDLFVKSLVGTGLKG, from the coding sequence GTGAAGAAGAAGACAAGAAAAATTTTGAACACAATACTTATAGAAATTGCACTTGTGTTATTTGCTATTTTCATGTTTGCTCCTATTTTCCTTGCTTTTACAATGAGTATTCAGTCTCCGGAATTCATATTTGCATATCCTCCGAAGGTGCTTCCGAGAGGCTTTCATCTTCAGAACTATGCCCAGGCATTCAAAATAGTTCCTTTCTTGAGGATGATGTGGAACAGCTTTGTTGTAGCATTTTTCATAACACTCGGCAAATTGATTACGGGTATTTTAGCGGGATATGCTTATGCAAATTTCAAATTTAAAGGTAGTTCACTGACCTTCGGTATCATTTTTGCAACTCTATATATGCCTGCTGAAATCTTGTTGATAATTCCTCTTTTCCAAATCATTAGTAAACTCGGCTGGGTAAATACATACCAAGCAATGATACTGCCATTCATAGCTAGCGCAACAAATGTTTTCCTTTTTCAGCAGCATTTTAAGACAATCCCGAGGGATTTTGAAGACGCCGCTAAGATCGATGGTGCGACTCCTATACAATACCTTGTTAAAATCGTCCTTCCACTTTCTCGCCCCGTTATCGGTGGTGCAGCAATTATAAACTTCACTTACGCATGGAATATGTATCTCTGGCCCATGATAGTTGCCATGAGAGATGATATGAAAACCGTTCAAGTTGCAATAAACATGATAATGAACGCAGAATCATCAAATAATTGGGGCGTCATTATGGCCGCTACCATGATCGCTCTTTTCCCAACCTTGTTACTCTTCTTCCTTCTTCAGGATCTGTTTGTGAAATCACTCGTTGGAACGGGATTAAAAGGCTAA
- a CDS encoding glycoside hydrolase family 30 protein — protein MSELKVWLTTSDQKHLLKEVDPSISLASSYQEQFKIVVDERKKYQQMDGFGASFTDASAYLVYNKLTPEKRREVMEKLFDREKGIGISFLRQPMGATDYTTKIYSYDDLPAGVTEDTELKYFSIEHDKQYIIPLLKEAIQINPEIKIMASPWSAPGWMKTTGSMIGGSLRRSYYGVYAQYFVKFIKAYEAEGIPIYAITVQNEPLYVPKEYPGMKMDWVEQADFIGEYLGPAFESAGIRTKILCYDHNWDNTTYAAYVLSNEKASKYVAGSAWHFYGGKHEAMSKIKEMFQDKEIWFTEGSGGDWVPAFFNAYMDQMMHVIRIPRNWAKTVVWWNIALDEKRGPTILSNSTCRGLIEINQQTGEVKYNVDYYTLGHISKFVRPGAYRIDSYTYMDKLESVAFLNPDGSKVLIISNRTNTAKKIQVIKDDTELFSYVLPGYASATFVWKE, from the coding sequence GTGAGTGAGTTGAAAGTATGGCTTACAACGTCTGACCAGAAGCATCTTTTGAAAGAAGTCGATCCTTCAATTAGTTTAGCTTCAAGTTACCAAGAGCAGTTTAAGATCGTTGTCGACGAAAGGAAAAAATATCAGCAGATGGATGGTTTTGGTGCTTCTTTCACTGATGCTTCTGCTTATCTTGTGTACAACAAACTTACCCCAGAGAAGCGAAGGGAGGTTATGGAAAAGCTTTTTGATAGGGAGAAAGGTATAGGTATTTCGTTTTTGCGACAGCCGATGGGCGCAACGGACTACACAACAAAGATTTACAGTTACGACGATCTTCCTGCGGGAGTTACTGAAGATACCGAATTGAAGTATTTCTCGATTGAGCACGACAAACAATACATTATCCCACTATTAAAAGAAGCCATCCAAATAAATCCTGAAATAAAGATTATGGCTTCCCCGTGGAGTGCTCCGGGGTGGATGAAGACCACGGGCAGTATGATAGGCGGCTCTCTCAGGAGGTCTTATTACGGAGTTTACGCTCAGTATTTTGTGAAATTTATAAAAGCTTACGAAGCTGAAGGTATACCGATTTATGCTATTACAGTTCAAAATGAACCACTGTATGTTCCAAAAGAATACCCAGGAATGAAAATGGATTGGGTTGAGCAAGCAGATTTCATTGGTGAATACTTAGGTCCTGCTTTCGAAAGTGCGGGGATTAGGACAAAGATTCTTTGCTATGACCATAACTGGGATAACACAACGTACGCTGCGTACGTACTTTCCAACGAGAAAGCTTCAAAATACGTCGCAGGTTCTGCTTGGCATTTCTACGGTGGAAAGCATGAGGCAATGAGTAAGATAAAGGAAATGTTCCAGGACAAAGAGATCTGGTTCACAGAAGGTTCTGGAGGAGACTGGGTTCCTGCGTTTTTCAACGCGTATATGGACCAAATGATGCACGTGATAAGAATTCCAAGAAATTGGGCAAAGACCGTCGTATGGTGGAACATTGCGCTGGATGAGAAAAGAGGTCCAACAATATTATCGAACAGCACGTGCAGAGGCCTAATCGAAATCAATCAACAAACGGGAGAAGTTAAGTACAACGTAGATTACTACACGCTTGGACACATCAGTAAGTTTGTTCGACCCGGAGCATACAGAATAGATTCTTACACGTACATGGACAAACTGGAATCCGTCGCGTTCTTGAACCCAGATGGTTCAAAGGTTCTCATCATTTCGAATAGAACGAATACTGCTAAAAAGATTCAGGTTATCAAAGACGATACAGAACTCTTTTCGTATGTTCTTCCAGGCTACGCATCAGCCACTTTTGTTTGGAAGGAATAA
- a CDS encoding ABC transporter substrate-binding protein: MRKSFLVLMILLVVSVSIFAKVTITAAVWSWDLEKYKKIAAEFTKLYPDIEVQFVVNEPDVNGFLTAQVSAKKPLPDVIVQSWEALPYPVSQGWIYPVDEFLKNDPDIKYVPKALKEAFMYNNKTYALPERLHFQGIYLNLDLLKKLNLTKPPYEWSVDMFKTYLRRSTTREYSGINHLWDFDNVMAAVLNKNTTFWSFNPSKWEFDLVNGGWLPAIKLQKELKSIPGLVSDDLKNDELRNKGQMDDYQKKFGKDADAFRESKVLMGLHGTWDWSWIRTLPWNFDFYPLPLDPKIGLRFPVHVNYAFMTSTTKYPKEAFLFLKFLTYDPRGVVARLRIDNANGVENGWNIDWFIPATMHPDVIKYFDTLKIPDGVKWLLKKLDKAVRVDMWKTVPGWDQATWDVIFPISEKVRKGEVQPEVVAAETQEKANKIIKEAWAEFSKKLAEVEKKFPEIRKQVEGK; this comes from the coding sequence ATGAGAAAAAGTTTTTTGGTTCTGATGATACTCTTAGTTGTGAGCGTTTCGATTTTTGCTAAAGTCACGATTACGGCGGCAGTTTGGAGTTGGGATTTAGAAAAATACAAGAAAATTGCAGCAGAGTTCACAAAACTTTACCCAGATATTGAGGTTCAGTTCGTTGTGAACGAGCCAGATGTAAACGGCTTTTTGACAGCGCAGGTATCTGCCAAGAAACCTCTTCCTGATGTTATTGTTCAGTCATGGGAAGCCCTACCGTATCCTGTTTCACAGGGATGGATTTATCCAGTCGACGAATTCCTGAAAAACGACCCCGACATCAAGTATGTTCCGAAAGCATTGAAAGAAGCATTCATGTACAACAACAAAACATATGCACTTCCAGAAAGACTTCACTTCCAAGGCATCTACCTCAATTTAGATTTACTTAAAAAACTGAACCTAACAAAACCACCATACGAATGGTCGGTTGATATGTTTAAGACATACTTGAGAAGGTCTACAACCCGTGAATATTCTGGTATAAACCATTTATGGGACTTTGACAACGTGATGGCGGCAGTACTCAACAAAAATACGACGTTCTGGAGTTTCAACCCATCAAAATGGGAATTTGACCTTGTAAATGGCGGATGGCTACCAGCAATTAAATTGCAAAAAGAATTAAAATCAATACCAGGTCTCGTATCAGATGACTTGAAAAACGACGAACTTAGAAACAAAGGACAGATGGACGATTACCAGAAGAAGTTCGGTAAAGATGCTGATGCGTTTAGAGAATCGAAGGTATTAATGGGATTGCACGGTACGTGGGATTGGAGCTGGATCAGGACCCTGCCTTGGAATTTCGATTTTTATCCACTTCCGCTCGATCCAAAAATCGGCTTGAGATTCCCTGTTCACGTTAACTACGCATTTATGACATCAACGACGAAATATCCGAAGGAAGCGTTCTTGTTCTTGAAGTTCTTAACATACGACCCAAGAGGCGTTGTGGCCAGATTGAGAATCGACAACGCAAACGGTGTTGAAAACGGTTGGAACATTGATTGGTTCATCCCTGCCACGATGCACCCAGACGTGATTAAGTATTTTGATACATTGAAAATACCAGACGGTGTGAAGTGGCTATTGAAGAAACTTGATAAAGCGGTACGAGTGGACATGTGGAAGACGGTACCCGGTTGGGATCAAGCAACTTGGGATGTCATATTCCCCATCAGCGAAAAAGTCAGAAAAGGAGAAGTACAACCTGAAGTTGTTGCGGCAGAAACGCAAGAAAAGGCCAATAAGATTATAAAAGAAGCCTGGGCAGAATTTTCCAAAAAGTTGGCAGAGGTTGAGAAGAAATTTCCAGAAATAAGGAAACAGGTTGAGGGAAAATAA
- a CDS encoding DDE-type integrase/transposase/recombinase, with amino-acid sequence MQNSVVSCPKCGSTNIYKNGHDKYGNQQYFCKDCKRTFRLVHSKKHKLFSFPYPKCPVCGKTMQIHKIKKAFVKFRCRSCHTRDEIPTNLPQFVPLPFDSFKFFRFPIFIVLKAFVLYFKAVSLRSIRDSLNIKVSHVAIYKWILKLSCFFSILVPVDAFKVHGDETVVLFKSKKYYVWFLVEHDSNLIVAWHVSKYRDMGQVKILLEKFFGNNERTIELITDGLGAYGAVKILYKNINHIVVRLGQNKQCESKFSLFQDFVRAKRGFKNIDNLPMYVNSFCVVRNLLKLNNNDIARVICVLLSSITTS; translated from the coding sequence ATGCAAAATTCTGTAGTCTCTTGCCCCAAATGCGGCTCTACCAACATCTACAAAAACGGTCATGATAAGTACGGTAACCAACAATACTTTTGCAAAGACTGTAAGCGCACTTTCAGACTTGTTCATTCAAAAAAACACAAGCTCTTCTCTTTCCCTTATCCTAAATGCCCTGTCTGTGGAAAAACTATGCAAATCCACAAAATCAAAAAAGCCTTCGTTAAGTTCCGTTGCCGTTCTTGCCATACCAGAGACGAAATCCCAACTAACTTACCTCAATTTGTCCCTCTTCCTTTCGACTCTTTCAAGTTCTTCCGTTTCCCTATCTTTATTGTCCTTAAAGCCTTCGTCCTTTATTTCAAAGCTGTGTCCTTGCGTTCCATCAGAGACTCACTTAATATCAAAGTCTCTCATGTCGCTATCTACAAGTGGATCCTTAAGTTGTCTTGTTTCTTTTCCATCCTCGTTCCTGTAGATGCTTTCAAAGTCCATGGTGATGAAACTGTCGTTTTGTTTAAATCCAAAAAGTACTACGTTTGGTTCTTAGTTGAGCACGATTCGAATCTTATTGTTGCTTGGCATGTATCCAAATATCGCGATATGGGTCAAGTGAAGATATTGTTAGAGAAGTTCTTTGGTAACAACGAAAGAACAATCGAACTAATTACAGATGGACTTGGTGCATATGGTGCAGTGAAGATACTATACAAGAATATCAATCATATTGTTGTGAGACTTGGGCAAAACAAACAATGTGAATCGAAGTTTTCGTTATTCCAAGACTTTGTACGAGCCAAGCGTGGATTTAAGAATATTGACAATCTTCCAATGTACGTGAACAGCTTTTGTGTAGTGAGAAATCTCTTGAAACTGAACAACAATGATATTGCGCGTGTTATCTGTGTTCTATTGTCTTCCATCACTACAAGTTAA
- a CDS encoding carbohydrate binding domain-containing protein: MRKLTKVLISIFLILLLFAYNREVVADGTSQFQLSGTATSLLNNWNFCSNIRNDQVNAPFEWWLWEAAKYGVSDGSVAAYGVKDGYAFIKIAASGSDTWHIQFNQWVKLKQKQYYMISFKAKADQPRTINVKILMNHDPWVNYFAQTVELTKEWKTYTFYYKHPDKADETVNFCFELGKGEVTTVYIADVILRPVDESEVPEEFKEEEPETVEYEFEDEEEPDNLVNDGDFAYRIINDQASMPFEWWIWQASTYNISPAKVEKYGVVDGIGFIKVENPGHETWHIQFNQWVKLRRGNSYVISFKAKADTPRKIWVKLVQTGAPYGVYFAQEVELTTEWKTFTFEHAHPKDGDPVVTLSFELGKDVPTTVYFDDITISPKK; encoded by the coding sequence ATGCGCAAACTGACAAAGGTTCTGATTAGCATTTTTCTTATTCTATTGCTCTTCGCTTACAACAGGGAAGTGGTGGCAGATGGTACCAGTCAATTTCAATTAAGTGGTACAGCAACGAGCTTACTCAACAATTGGAATTTCTGTTCGAATATCAGAAATGACCAAGTAAACGCTCCTTTTGAATGGTGGTTGTGGGAAGCAGCAAAATATGGCGTCAGCGATGGAAGTGTTGCAGCATACGGTGTAAAGGATGGGTATGCCTTTATCAAAATCGCAGCTTCCGGGTCTGATACATGGCACATCCAATTCAATCAGTGGGTAAAGCTCAAACAAAAACAGTACTACATGATTTCCTTCAAAGCTAAAGCTGACCAACCAAGAACGATCAACGTCAAGATTTTGATGAACCACGATCCTTGGGTGAATTACTTTGCTCAAACAGTCGAACTCACAAAGGAATGGAAGACATACACGTTCTATTATAAGCACCCAGATAAAGCGGACGAGACCGTCAATTTCTGTTTTGAACTTGGAAAAGGCGAAGTAACTACGGTTTACATAGCCGATGTCATTCTCAGACCAGTGGATGAATCGGAAGTCCCAGAAGAATTCAAAGAAGAAGAACCTGAAACCGTAGAATATGAATTCGAAGATGAAGAGGAACCTGACAATCTTGTAAACGATGGGGATTTTGCTTACAGAATCATCAATGATCAAGCCAGTATGCCGTTTGAATGGTGGATTTGGCAGGCGTCAACTTACAATATAAGCCCCGCAAAAGTGGAAAAGTACGGCGTTGTAGATGGTATCGGATTTATAAAGGTAGAAAATCCTGGACATGAGACATGGCACATCCAGTTCAACCAGTGGGTAAAGCTGAGAAGAGGGAATAGCTACGTTATCTCATTTAAGGCAAAAGCAGACACTCCAAGAAAGATTTGGGTTAAGCTAGTTCAAACCGGCGCACCATACGGTGTATACTTTGCACAAGAAGTTGAACTCACAACAGAGTGGAAGACATTCACATTCGAACACGCTCATCCTAAAGATGGCGATCCTGTCGTAACGCTTAGTTTTGAACTTGGAAAGGATGTACCAACCACAGTTTACTTCGATGACATTACAATAAGCCCTAAGAAATGA
- a CDS encoding ABC transporter substrate-binding protein has translation MRKVFMILFLTLLSISLFAKATITVSVWSWNVDRYQKLVKEFNKYYPDIEVKLVVNQPEVNSFLTARVSAKQALPDVVAESWEPLSYPVSQGWVYPLDEFLKNDPDYKYVPTSAQEAFKYRGKTYALPERLHFECIVLNLDLLKKLNLQVPKYEEWTVDLFRQYARRATTKEYSGINQLWEFDTFMAAVLSKHTTFWSFDPVKWEFDLVNGGWIPAIKLQKELKSIPGLVSDDLINQELRNQGQLDDYQKKFGKDADAFRESKVLMGFEATYDWSWLHTVPWNFDYYPLPFDPKIGIRLPVHINYTFVSATTKYPKEAFLFAKFLSYDPRGVVARLKLYESEGIEKGRLVDWFIPATMHPDVVKYFDTLKIPNGIKWMLKNLDKSVRVDMWKIVPGWFEAIWDVIFPVNEKIRRGEVTPEAVAAETQEKANKVIKENWAIFEKKLIDAEKKFPQLRKQIEGK, from the coding sequence ATGCGTAAAGTATTTATGATTTTATTCTTGACGCTCTTAAGTATTTCCCTCTTTGCGAAGGCAACGATCACAGTTTCTGTCTGGAGCTGGAACGTAGATAGGTACCAGAAGTTAGTTAAAGAGTTTAACAAGTACTATCCTGATATCGAAGTCAAGCTGGTTGTAAACCAGCCGGAAGTGAACAGTTTCTTAACGGCGCGTGTTTCTGCAAAACAAGCCCTTCCCGATGTTGTTGCGGAGTCTTGGGAGCCACTCTCTTACCCAGTCTCACAAGGTTGGGTCTATCCACTGGACGAATTTTTGAAAAACGACCCAGATTACAAATATGTTCCAACAAGTGCACAGGAAGCGTTTAAGTACCGCGGAAAGACCTACGCACTTCCTGAAAGACTTCATTTTGAATGTATAGTACTCAACCTTGACCTACTCAAAAAGTTGAATCTGCAGGTACCAAAATACGAAGAATGGACAGTTGATTTATTCAGACAATACGCTCGGAGAGCTACAACGAAAGAATATTCTGGTATAAATCAGTTGTGGGAATTTGACACATTCATGGCAGCAGTTCTTAGCAAGCATACGACGTTCTGGAGTTTCGACCCGGTAAAATGGGAGTTTGACCTTGTCAACGGTGGATGGATACCGGCCATTAAGTTGCAAAAAGAACTCAAATCAATTCCTGGCTTGGTATCAGATGACCTTATAAATCAGGAACTAAGGAATCAGGGTCAGCTCGATGATTACCAGAAGAAGTTCGGAAAAGATGCTGATGCTTTCAGGGAATCAAAAGTGTTGATGGGATTTGAAGCAACTTACGATTGGAGCTGGCTACATACAGTACCTTGGAACTTTGATTATTATCCTCTTCCGTTCGACCCGAAGATTGGTATACGACTTCCGGTACATATTAATTACACCTTTGTAAGCGCAACAACGAAGTATCCAAAAGAAGCGTTCCTCTTCGCTAAATTCCTATCTTACGATCCAAGGGGTGTCGTTGCAAGGCTGAAACTTTACGAGTCGGAAGGTATCGAAAAAGGAAGACTAGTTGATTGGTTTATCCCGGCAACAATGCATCCAGACGTGGTGAAGTATTTTGACACACTAAAAATACCGAATGGAATTAAATGGATGCTGAAAAACCTTGATAAAAGTGTCCGAGTCGATATGTGGAAAATCGTTCCTGGATGGTTCGAAGCAATATGGGATGTTATATTCCCCGTTAATGAAAAGATTAGGCGCGGAGAGGTAACACCTGAAGCAGTCGCTGCAGAAACTCAAGAAAAGGCAAATAAAGTAATCAAAGAGAACTGGGCAATTTTCGAAAAGAAGTTAATAGACGCAGAGAAGAAATTCCCACAACTAAGAAAACAGATAGAAGGTAAGTAA